The following are encoded in a window of Pseudalgibacter alginicilyticus genomic DNA:
- a CDS encoding sulfatase family protein: MKRICFYRLVLAIGLNLTMLGAFAQKKEILKKQPNIILIMADDLGYGDVGFNGNENVMTPHLDNMSKEGVTLTNFYAAAPLCSPTRASVLTGRSPFRQGIFAAHTGGMRPAETTIPELLKKVGYQTGFFGKWHLGWVEPDQVESRGNYSPPWHHGYDETFATKSAVPTWNPTKTPKGWTSWGAMEDGSWGGSVYVQNGKPVTDNLDGDDSRIIMDRAIPFMEKSISENKPFLATIWFHTPHEPVVAGPEYLAKYPNLPEGQKHLYGCITAMDDQIGRLRSFLKEKNIDDNTIIFFTSDNGPSGPITKKGIASAGPFRGHKHLMYEGGLRVPSIALWPNHTISGLVSDFQSSTVDYLPTILDILDIPVSKKILLDGVSFKSVILDGNTEKRTVPIAAGYKRLHGGTDIYAYVSGDYKICIPNKGEKMMLFNLKQDPGESNDLAEEKPELLKKMSAELEKIKDSWRLSNEGNDYQW; the protein is encoded by the coding sequence ATGAAAAGAATATGTTTCTATAGGTTAGTGCTTGCAATCGGGTTAAACTTAACAATGCTCGGTGCTTTTGCTCAAAAAAAGGAAATACTAAAAAAACAACCAAATATCATACTAATCATGGCAGACGACCTTGGTTATGGTGATGTGGGGTTTAATGGAAACGAAAACGTGATGACACCACATTTGGATAATATGTCTAAAGAAGGTGTAACACTTACAAATTTTTATGCAGCAGCTCCATTATGCTCACCTACCCGAGCTAGTGTTTTAACAGGTAGAAGCCCTTTTAGACAAGGGATTTTTGCGGCACATACTGGTGGTATGCGACCTGCAGAAACAACCATACCAGAGTTATTAAAAAAAGTAGGATATCAAACGGGTTTTTTTGGAAAATGGCATTTAGGTTGGGTTGAACCAGACCAAGTAGAATCTAGAGGTAATTATTCGCCACCATGGCATCATGGATACGATGAAACATTTGCAACTAAAAGTGCTGTTCCTACTTGGAATCCTACAAAAACACCAAAAGGTTGGACAAGTTGGGGAGCTATGGAAGATGGCTCTTGGGGAGGCTCTGTTTACGTGCAAAATGGCAAGCCAGTTACTGATAATTTAGATGGTGATGATAGTCGTATTATTATGGATAGAGCCATTCCTTTTATGGAGAAATCTATTTCAGAAAACAAACCTTTTTTAGCTACTATTTGGTTTCATACTCCGCATGAACCTGTTGTTGCTGGTCCAGAATATTTGGCTAAATATCCTAATCTTCCTGAAGGGCAAAAACATTTGTATGGTTGTATTACTGCTATGGATGATCAAATAGGTCGTTTGCGTAGTTTCTTAAAAGAAAAAAATATTGATGATAATACCATTATTTTCTTTACCAGTGATAATGGCCCATCTGGCCCAATAACTAAAAAAGGAATTGCTTCTGCAGGGCCATTTAGAGGGCATAAACATTTAATGTATGAAGGCGGTTTACGTGTGCCATCAATAGCCTTGTGGCCTAATCATACTATATCTGGTTTAGTGTCTGATTTTCAGTCGTCTACGGTAGATTATTTGCCGACTATTTTAGATATTCTTGATATACCAGTAAGTAAAAAAATACTATTAGATGGGGTTAGTTTTAAGTCCGTAATATTAGATGGTAATACAGAAAAAAGAACAGTTCCTATAGCTGCTGGTTATAAACGCTTGCATGGTGGTACTGATATTTATGCTTATGTAAGTGGCGACTATAAAATTTGTATTCCAAACAAAGGGGAAAAAATGATGCTTTTTAATTTGAAACAGGACCCAGGAGAAAGCAATGATTTAGCAGAAGAAAAACCAGAGTTATTAAAAAAGATGTCTGCGGAATTAGAAAAAATTAAGGATTCATGGCGCTTGAGCAATGAAGGAAACGACTATCAATGGTAA
- a CDS encoding RagB/SusD family nutrient uptake outer membrane protein, whose amino-acid sequence MKKILILFTIVGAIFMSSCNEDTFLLEEPKDDIFAENLFLNYDGFVNGLNAIYALVREDRETQSNVVRASLWQMGTDNTFVNNGAAQSDPFNDYNDLHSENVLVRENFNWLYRIINSSNLIINRAENTSVDWLGGNDAEDLKNQNKIIAQARVLRAWAYRHLRYGWGAVPLSLEEIDGTTYRNDWERNSIEEINAQMEIDLLFATQNLEMKEGTGEVNAAVAGTMLAELYLDMGENGKAETEALKVINSPEYNLMTSRFGVEASEPGTVFTDLFKNPKPSDGNQEVLWVMNNAYADVVGSSYVTIKNIWISYYSLDSQLKKKNLDILYTYNGGKGSGRTSVTDSAFRWYEETDDRYSEYAVKKYFIYPTNDAATEFEVIGETNMDYDDPEDLEDNYLWPYVTKWAYNDPFVLDNASLSGQYNDQMYMRLAETYLIAAEAMMKNSKPGLAADYLNELRRRSNASEIDASDVTIDFILDERSRELVTEEYRKHALVRTGTFYDRTVLYNPRLDDTKVFEYNEYFPIPQGIIDANTGAVMEQNTGYENN is encoded by the coding sequence ATGAAAAAAATACTGATATTATTCACAATTGTTGGTGCCATTTTTATGAGTTCTTGTAACGAAGATACTTTTTTACTTGAAGAACCTAAAGATGATATTTTTGCCGAAAACCTTTTTCTTAACTATGATGGTTTTGTTAATGGTTTAAATGCCATCTATGCATTGGTAAGAGAAGATAGAGAAACACAGAGTAATGTGGTTAGAGCCTCTTTATGGCAAATGGGTACAGATAATACCTTCGTAAATAACGGTGCGGCACAGTCAGATCCATTTAATGATTATAATGATTTGCACTCTGAAAACGTATTAGTGAGAGAGAATTTTAATTGGTTGTATCGAATCATTAATTCTTCAAATCTAATTATCAATCGAGCAGAAAACACATCTGTTGATTGGTTAGGAGGAAATGACGCTGAGGATCTTAAAAATCAAAACAAAATAATCGCACAAGCAAGAGTTTTGCGAGCATGGGCTTACAGACACTTACGTTATGGTTGGGGGGCAGTTCCTTTAAGTCTTGAAGAAATTGATGGGACTACTTATCGTAATGATTGGGAACGAAACTCTATTGAAGAGATTAATGCACAGATGGAAATAGATTTGTTATTCGCTACCCAAAATTTGGAAATGAAAGAAGGAACAGGTGAAGTTAATGCGGCAGTTGCAGGAACTATGTTGGCAGAACTTTATTTAGACATGGGTGAAAATGGGAAAGCAGAAACAGAAGCACTAAAAGTTATAAATAGCCCTGAGTATAATTTAATGACTTCAAGATTTGGAGTTGAAGCTTCAGAACCAGGAACAGTGTTTACGGATCTATTTAAAAATCCAAAGCCTAGTGATGGAAATCAAGAAGTATTATGGGTTATGAATAATGCCTACGCAGATGTGGTTGGTAGCTCTTATGTAACTATTAAAAATATTTGGATTAGTTATTATTCACTAGACTCACAACTTAAGAAGAAGAATTTGGATATTCTATATACTTATAACGGAGGAAAAGGTTCTGGAAGAACCTCAGTAACAGATTCAGCTTTTCGTTGGTACGAAGAAACTGATGATAGATACTCTGAATACGCTGTTAAAAAGTATTTTATTTATCCAACAAATGATGCCGCAACAGAATTTGAGGTTATTGGGGAAACGAACATGGATTATGACGATCCAGAAGATTTAGAAGACAACTATCTTTGGCCTTATGTAACAAAATGGGCATATAACGACCCTTTTGTTTTAGATAATGCCTCATTATCAGGTCAATATAATGATCAAATGTATATGAGATTGGCTGAAACATACTTAATTGCAGCTGAAGCCATGATGAAAAATAGTAAACCTGGTTTAGCAGCAGACTATTTAAATGAATTAAGAAGACGTTCTAATGCTTCAGAAATAGATGCCTCTGATGTAACTATAGACTTTATCCTTGATGAACGTTCTAGAGAGTTGGTTACTGAAGAATATAGAAAGCATGCATTAGTTCGTACAGGTACATTTTATGATAGAACGGTATTGTATAACCCACGTTTAGATGATACTAAAGTTTTTGAGTATAATGAATATTTCCCTATTCCTCAAGGTATTATAGATGCTAATACAGGAGCGGTTATGGAGCAAAATACAGGTTATGAAAATAACTAA
- a CDS encoding DUF7594 domain-containing protein yields MKKILLFTLLWSTCILAQTNYYIDSEGGDDNFAGTSEATAFKTLNKVNTITFLPGDAILFKKGGTWAGTLRPLGSGSAGNRIVIGSYGNGDLPIIDAEGQVYDTDYMSAAIILFNQEYWEIRDIEVRNFEQGNPSDPIDKAGILVLGKDYGTLHDFKIENVKINKVNGTLDTRENGGIFFDIGTGKVADRLPTNFDGIHVNNCYFLDVDRGGFLNQSYWSRRDLTSSFGEENLDGTTNRWYPSYNIVVENSKFENIGGNGLVIRVADAPLVRHNLFIRNSLKTTGNASYPYNCDNALWQYNEACYTVYNDGDVDASGFDSDYMCKNTTIEYNYSHHNDWGGLLVCSNGGLTNSFNDGTVVHKNIFQDETNHMIRFSGNITNSEISENVFITDTKISEMMWYKEWGGIWPAKTEVNNNIFYNEGTTDFLTIGSTIDNSFLGNTLFGNEFDDFTDFIPSQSEDQIDLETKLELIRAIGNRSEFLVSQAENVINIMWDQGVTSSLIDVPAIANVPVKEDSYVRGGTYAANNLNGPLMEIKESSNNNAEYIREIWLKFDIEDISSISSAILHVSGNRTNNNSDFNINVREVLDDTWTEGGITWNNAPVPSSLIGSFSTPGDTGNVFQDGHINVTSYIQQQIEAGDDIVSFNLSAATSSSNAYEIITKEFVENEGTGIAAYLSIIEDSTLGVENNNLIESKYAVYPNPTQGLFTVETLNSEISNVKIFSINGSLLYNNHNISSNNLTVDVSNFKTGVYFVHVKDVKGDLSVKKIIKK; encoded by the coding sequence ATGAAAAAAATACTACTTTTTACCTTATTATGGTCCACATGTATACTGGCTCAAACTAACTATTATATAGATAGTGAAGGAGGAGATGATAATTTTGCGGGTACAAGTGAAGCTACTGCTTTTAAAACTTTAAATAAGGTAAATACAATAACGTTTTTGCCTGGAGACGCTATCCTTTTTAAAAAAGGAGGCACATGGGCTGGAACACTAAGACCTCTTGGTAGCGGTTCTGCCGGAAATAGAATTGTAATTGGATCTTATGGTAATGGTGATTTACCAATAATTGATGCTGAAGGCCAAGTATATGATACAGATTATATGTCTGCAGCTATTATTTTATTTAATCAAGAATATTGGGAAATCAGAGATATAGAAGTACGAAACTTTGAGCAAGGAAACCCAAGCGATCCTATTGATAAAGCAGGTATTTTAGTTTTAGGAAAAGATTATGGAACATTACATGATTTCAAAATCGAGAACGTAAAAATTAACAAAGTAAACGGAACCTTGGATACAAGAGAAAATGGAGGCATTTTCTTTGATATTGGTACAGGCAAAGTTGCAGATAGATTACCAACGAATTTTGATGGTATTCATGTAAATAATTGTTATTTCTTGGATGTAGATCGTGGAGGTTTTCTAAATCAATCATATTGGAGCCGACGAGATTTGACTTCAAGTTTTGGTGAAGAAAACTTAGATGGAACAACCAATAGATGGTATCCGAGTTATAATATTGTTGTTGAAAATTCAAAATTTGAAAATATAGGAGGAAATGGATTGGTTATACGTGTTGCTGATGCACCATTAGTACGACACAATTTATTTATTAGAAACAGTTTAAAAACTACAGGTAATGCGTCTTACCCATATAATTGTGACAATGCATTATGGCAATACAATGAAGCTTGCTATACCGTATACAATGATGGGGATGTTGATGCCAGTGGGTTTGATAGTGATTATATGTGTAAAAATACTACTATAGAATACAATTATAGTCATCATAATGATTGGGGAGGATTATTGGTTTGTTCTAATGGAGGTCTTACAAATTCCTTTAATGACGGTACGGTGGTACATAAAAACATTTTTCAGGATGAAACAAATCATATGATTCGGTTCTCAGGAAACATAACTAATTCAGAGATATCTGAAAATGTTTTTATAACAGATACTAAAATAAGTGAAATGATGTGGTATAAAGAATGGGGAGGTATATGGCCAGCGAAAACAGAGGTTAATAATAATATTTTTTATAATGAAGGCACCACTGATTTTTTAACTATTGGTAGTACTATTGATAATTCGTTTTTAGGAAATACGCTATTTGGAAATGAGTTTGATGATTTTACAGATTTCATACCCAGCCAAAGTGAAGATCAAATAGATTTAGAAACAAAATTAGAATTAATACGTGCTATTGGTAATCGAAGCGAATTTTTAGTATCACAAGCTGAAAATGTTATTAATATTATGTGGGATCAAGGTGTTACATCATCATTAATAGACGTTCCTGCTATAGCTAATGTTCCTGTAAAAGAGGATAGTTATGTAAGAGGAGGTACGTATGCTGCTAATAATCTTAATGGGCCCCTTATGGAGATAAAGGAGAGCAGTAATAACAATGCAGAATACATAAGAGAGATTTGGTTAAAATTCGATATTGAAGATATTAGCTCAATTAGCTCTGCTATATTACATGTTTCTGGAAATAGAACTAATAATAATTCTGACTTTAATATTAACGTTAGAGAAGTTTTAGATGATACTTGGACGGAAGGAGGTATAACTTGGAATAATGCACCAGTGCCATCATCATTAATAGGAAGCTTTTCTACACCTGGTGATACTGGCAATGTTTTTCAAGATGGACATATTAATGTTACCAGTTATATCCAACAACAAATTGAAGCAGGCGATGATATTGTTTCTTTTAATTTATCAGCTGCCACGTCTTCCAGTAATGCTTATGAAATTATTACTAAAGAGTTTGTTGAAAACGAAGGCACAGGAATAGCAGCTTATTTAAGTATTATAGAAGACTCAACTTTAGGTGTAGAAAATAATAATTTAATTGAATCTAAATATGCTGTCTATCCAAATCCAACACAAGGTTTATTTACTGTAGAAACTTTAAATTCGGAAATAAGCAATGTAAAAATATTTTCAATTAATGGAAGCTTACTTTATAATAATCATAATATAAGTTCAAATAACTTAACTGTTGATGTTTCTAATTTTAAAACAGGTGTTTATTTTGTTCATGTTAAGGACGTTAAAGGCGATTTAAGTGTTAAAAAAATAATTAAAAAATAG
- a CDS encoding sulfatase-like hydrolase/transferase, producing the protein MMVLKIKNFILVSFLVFAVNTNNAITNEPIPERVILFIIDGLSVEGPARIDMPNFNALKTQGTYYKEMHLTLPGHPEKSDTYPWTCSMPNPMLMTGSPFIGKDGIRESMIQHSFKDKETAFIVNARAYQDVSDGFGTYVSSSFNPDALVINLTKEIMEVSNPKFMRVHLQRSGIEGLRISKNWSENEPYHRNIWHKESTYRKAITEADRQLGLFVQYLKDTNKWENTVLMITSDHGQANEGWHEPYSPPSSVTPFLIVGSGVRKGATFDYCEIIDIAPTIANLSNKKTPVLSMGRVLSEAFESNSANIPAVPENIKRLNKVLIEAHKLSEDKKKLLDKQGFLALNDLGLWHTTSAGNNFDNFVIQQEKILNNVK; encoded by the coding sequence ATGATGGTCTTAAAAATTAAAAACTTTATTTTAGTATCCTTTTTAGTTTTTGCAGTAAATACGAATAATGCAATAACAAATGAACCTATACCAGAACGTGTTATTTTATTTATTATCGACGGTTTATCCGTAGAAGGTCCAGCAAGAATTGATATGCCTAATTTTAATGCTCTTAAAACTCAGGGAACCTATTATAAAGAAATGCATTTAACACTTCCTGGACATCCAGAAAAGAGTGATACTTACCCATGGACATGTTCAATGCCCAACCCTATGCTAATGACAGGCAGTCCTTTTATTGGTAAAGATGGAATTCGTGAATCTATGATACAACATTCTTTTAAGGATAAAGAAACTGCTTTCATTGTTAATGCACGTGCTTATCAAGACGTAAGTGACGGTTTTGGAACTTATGTTTCAAGTTCTTTTAACCCTGATGCTTTGGTTATTAATCTAACCAAGGAGATTATGGAAGTGTCTAATCCTAAGTTTATGCGTGTTCATTTGCAACGTTCCGGAATAGAGGGACTTAGGATATCAAAAAATTGGAGTGAAAACGAGCCTTATCATCGCAATATTTGGCATAAGGAATCAACTTATCGAAAAGCGATTACAGAGGCAGATCGTCAATTGGGGCTATTTGTACAATATCTTAAGGATACTAACAAATGGGAGAACACGGTACTTATGATAACTAGTGATCATGGACAAGCTAATGAAGGTTGGCACGAACCTTATAGTCCACCATCTAGTGTAACGCCATTTTTAATAGTAGGTTCTGGAGTAAGGAAAGGAGCTACCTTTGACTATTGTGAAATTATTGATATTGCTCCAACCATCGCCAATCTCAGTAATAAAAAAACACCTGTTCTATCCATGGGCCGTGTTTTGTCGGAAGCATTTGAGAGTAATTCAGCGAATATACCTGCAGTTCCTGAAAATATTAAAAGACTCAATAAGGTATTGATAGAAGCTCATAAGTTGTCTGAAGACAAGAAAAAATTGTTAGATAAACAAGGCTTTTTAGCTTTAAATGACTTAGGCTTATGGCATACTACCTCGGCTGGCAATAACTTTGATAATTTTGTAATACAACAAGAAAAAATTCTAAATAATGTAAAATGA
- a CDS encoding sulfatase, producing MKSNLLLLITLITFFHFSYAQEKPNILFISVDDLNDFPSYANRYEGAITPNLDKLANQGTVFNNAYSQYAVCGPSRASVMSGFYPHKLSGSLNEDDNVQESTQALGSELMHTWFRNNGYKTLAVGKILHSHLPKGTLDDSGGRGLFSSGLGKLQRNWHQNGTMTDWAMDPESDEQMPDHQAANWAVNQLNKKHDKPFFLMVGFLRPHNPWYVPKKWWDMYDREKITLPPYKKDDLDDIPKMGLKNIKDQMPRTEWAIETDQWRSIVHSYLASITFVDHQIGKVLKALEESEYSDNTIIVLWSDHGYHMGEKNTIQKATLWERSTHVPLLFAGHGIPKGKSSNRVVSLLDIYPTLLEMSGLPKNSKNEGRSLLPLIKNPSGEWPYPSVTGYGEDCYAVQNERYHYIKYADGSEELYDHKKDPNEWTNLAENQNMSKIKANLARYIPESKSN from the coding sequence ATGAAAAGCAACCTACTTTTACTCATAACCCTCATTACTTTTTTTCATTTTTCATATGCACAAGAGAAACCGAATATTTTATTCATATCGGTTGATGATTTGAATGATTTTCCATCTTATGCAAATCGATATGAAGGAGCTATCACCCCAAACCTTGATAAGTTAGCTAATCAAGGTACGGTGTTTAATAATGCCTATAGTCAATATGCTGTATGCGGACCATCAAGAGCAAGTGTTATGTCTGGATTTTACCCTCATAAATTATCTGGAAGCTTAAATGAAGACGATAACGTTCAAGAATCAACACAAGCACTTGGGTCTGAACTTATGCATACGTGGTTTCGCAATAATGGGTACAAAACGTTAGCAGTGGGTAAAATTTTGCACAGTCATCTACCAAAAGGCACGTTAGATGATTCTGGAGGAAGAGGGCTCTTTAGTTCAGGACTTGGTAAGTTGCAAAGAAATTGGCATCAAAATGGTACTATGACAGATTGGGCTATGGATCCTGAAAGTGATGAACAAATGCCAGATCATCAAGCCGCTAATTGGGCTGTTAATCAATTAAACAAGAAACACGACAAGCCATTTTTCCTTATGGTTGGCTTTTTGCGACCTCATAATCCATGGTATGTACCAAAAAAATGGTGGGATATGTATGACCGAGAAAAAATAACACTACCACCGTATAAAAAAGATGACCTTGATGACATCCCAAAAATGGGGCTTAAAAACATCAAGGATCAGATGCCAAGAACAGAATGGGCTATTGAAACAGACCAGTGGAGAAGTATTGTTCATTCTTATTTGGCTTCAATCACTTTTGTAGATCATCAAATAGGAAAAGTTCTTAAAGCGCTTGAAGAAAGTGAATACAGTGATAATACCATCATTGTTTTATGGTCAGACCATGGGTATCATATGGGAGAAAAAAACACGATTCAGAAAGCAACCTTGTGGGAACGGTCTACTCACGTGCCATTATTGTTTGCTGGACACGGTATTCCTAAGGGAAAAAGTAGTAATCGAGTTGTGAGCTTACTTGATATTTATCCAACTTTATTAGAAATGAGTGGGTTGCCTAAGAATTCGAAAAATGAGGGTAGAAGTTTGCTACCACTAATAAAGAATCCATCAGGAGAATGGCCATATCCATCTGTTACGGGTTATGGTGAAGATTGCTACGCCGTCCAAAACGAGCGCTATCACTACATAAAGTATGCTGATGGAAGCGAAGAATTGTATGATCACAAAAAGGATCCTAATGAATGGACAAACCTTGCCGAAAATCAGAACATGTCCAAGATTAAAGCCAATTTAGCAAGGTATATCCCAGAAAGTAAATCTAATTAA